Proteins from a genomic interval of Betta splendens chromosome 10, fBetSpl5.4, whole genome shotgun sequence:
- the LOC114864966 gene encoding uncharacterized protein LOC114864966, whose amino-acid sequence MSPCVLIAALFTLSVAVAEGEEEVQRVCVGNAFRLPVYSTYRTVVFTPSSEGTKRVLLEKTMVKDPRFEWTRDKMLVLREVTYGDQGLYAVKNTLGFTFEAVHLVVLECIRSFHRHYGESFEHSIPENGSLLEFSPRGAPHAASPIVLWNETDPETSSARRGRLLHSRRVWVAERVTQADQGNYTVRDVQGNVLSHRLLIVRGEWRRRVTP is encoded by the exons ATGTCGCCCTGCGTCCTGATCGCTGCTCTGTTCACCCTTTCTGTGGCCGTGG ctgagggagaggaagaggtccAGAGGGTGTGTGTTGGGAATGCGTTTCGTCTGCCTGTGTACTCCACGTACAGGACTGTGGTGTTCACCCCCAGCTCCGAGGGGACGAAGCGTGTCCTGCTGGAGAAAACCATG GTGAAGGACCCACGGTTCGAGTGGACCAGAGATAAGATGTTGGTCCTGAGGGAAGTCACTTATGGGGATCAGGGTCTTTATGCAGTCAAAAATACGCTTGGCTTCACCTTCGAGGCTGTTCACCTGGTGGTTTTAG aGTGCATCCGGTCCTTCCACAGACACTACGGGGAGAGCTTTGAGCACAGCATCCCCGAAAACGGCTCCCTGCTGGAGTTCTCCCCGCGCGGCGCTCCACACGCGGCGTCGCCCATCGTGCTTTGGAACGAGACGGACCCCGAGACCAGCAGCGCGAGGCGAGGCCggctgctgcacagcaggagGGTGTGGGTGGCCGAGAGGGTGACGCAGGCCGACCAGGGCAACTACACGGTGAGAGACGTCCAGGGCAACGTGCTGTCCCACCGGCTGCTCATCGTCCGAGGTGAGTGGAGAAGACGCGTTACCCCCTAG
- the LOC121201663 gene encoding T-cell surface antigen CD2-like yields SPGVETYCDGRQDRAQCYGALGGTVDVQLMDRASDVHKYLWKKGPRTILDGRKDQILTDLTDQRYLFTPSNGTIRINNISRNDSGEYQLELYDSEGKDKKRTLHLTIQAPVGSVLLLSECLSEGQMRASCSSEGGDSPQYSWTLDGHTLTHAELLSGNNETNSITLKQHVSGRLLCSVRNQVNNVSKEETITDCGFIFINCTLCDGTRISQWVFAANNTLCVEPTTHPTTVSATTEGKKSEITVSSSVTATNILTSHPPIGLQSHGTVGPPAAALTPPAALTWTQAMPSLQLPSLR; encoded by the exons TCTCCAGGTGTAGAAACCTACTGTGACGGCAGACAGGACAGAGCTCAGTGTTATGGAGCTTTAGGAGGAACAGTGGACGTTCAGCTGATGGACAGAGCCTCAGACGTACATAAATACCTGTGGAAAAAGGGCCCAAGAACGATACTGGATGGGAGAAAAGATCAAATTCTAACTGATCTGACAGACCAGAGATACTTGTTTACTCCAAGTAATGGGACAATCAGGATCAACAACATTAGCAGGAATGATAGTGGTGAATATCAGCTTGAACTCTATGATTCAGAAGGAAAGGACAAGAAACGGACTCTACATTTGACCATTCAAG ctcctgtgggctccgtcctgctgctctctgagtgtctgtctgagggacagatgagggcgtcctgctcctctgagggaGGGGACAGTCCTCAgtacagctggactctggatggacacacactgacacatgctgagctcctctctggaaACAATGAGACCAACAGCATCACTCTGAAACAACACGTCTCAGGacgtctgctctgttcagtcaggAATCAAGTCAATAATGTCTCCAAAGAAGAGACGATCACTGACTGTG GCTTCATCTTCATTAACTGCACCTTATGTGATGGGACTCGCATCTCACAGTGGGTGTTTGCAGCTAATAACACTCTGTGTGTTGAACCAACAACTCATCCTACCACAGTTTCAGCCACGACTGAGGGTAAGAAGAGTGAAATCACAGTGTCAAGTAGTGTCACAGCCACTAACATTCTAACATCACATCCTCCAATCGGACTCCAGTCCCATGGTACAGTA gggccccctgctgctgccctcactcctcctgctgctctcaccTGGACCCAGGCCATGCCTTCGCTTCAGCTCCCGTCTCTGCGTTAA
- the LOC129602886 gene encoding arylsulfatase I-like encodes MATAALTGFSMMSLLSLGYLTWDLMGPNQVEKDPGQALGGRAPAPRPPHIIFFLTDDQGFNDIGYHSSDIRTPTLDKLAADGVKLENYYIQPICTPSRSQLITGRYQIHTGLQHSIIRPRQPNCLPFHHVTLPQRLQELGYSTHMVGKWHLGFYKKQCLPTRRGFDTYFGSLTGSVNYYTYDSCDGPGLCGFDLHEGESVAWGHRGKYCTHLYTQRVRKILASHDPRSQPLFIFLSFQAVHTPLQSPREYIRPYRGLGNVARRKYAAMVSTVDEAVHNVTYALRKYGYYQNSVIVFSTDNGGQPLSGGNNWPLRGRKGTYWEGGVRGVGFVHSPLLRKKRRVSKALVHITDWYPTLVGLAGGNESLTKGVDGYNVWGAISEGKESPRLEILHNIDPLYNHARSGSLQKGHGIWNTAVQASIRAGDWKLLTGDPGYGDWIPPQVLPGFPAEWWQLERHTAPRRSLWLFNISGDPYERYDLSEQRPDVVKELLARLVYYNRTAVPVRYPSEDPRADPHLNGGAWVPWVGDEEEDNWDRVHRRKNKDWKTKLKLYKSSLFFRRLNTRIMSNRI; translated from the exons ATGGCAACGGCCGCTCTCACCGGATTCTCCATGATGAGCCTGCTCAGTCTTGGCTACCTGACGTGGGACCTGATGGGTCCTAATCAGGTGGAAAAGGACCCGGGTCAAGCGTTGGGCGGCAGGGCCCCCGCCCCGCGGCCTCCCCACATCATCTTCTTCCTGACCGACGACCAGGGGTTCAACGACATCGGCTACCACAGCTCGGACATCAGGACGCCCACGCTGGACAAGCTGGCCGCCGATGGGGTCAAGCTGGAGAACTACTACATCCAGCCCATCTGCACCCCGTCCCGCAGCCAGCTCATCACCGGCAG GTACCAGatccacaccggcctgcagcactcCATCATCCGGCCCCGCCAGCCCAACTGCCTGCCCTTCCACCACGTCACGCTGccccagaggctgcaggagctgggCTACTCCACCCACATGGTCGGCAAGTGGCACCTGGGCTTCTACAAGAAGCAGTGCCTGCCCACGCGCCGCGGCTTCGACACCTACTTCGGCTCGCTGACGGGCAGCGTGAACTACTACACCTACGACTCCTGCGACGGGCCCGGCCTGTGCGGCTTCGACCTGCACGAGGGCGAGTCGGTGGCCTGGGGCCACAGGGGCAAATACTGCACCCACCTGTACACGCAGCGCGTCCGCAAGATCCTGGCCTCCCACGACCCGCGCTCCCAGccgctcttcatcttcctctccttccaggCGGTCCACACGCCGCTGCAGTCGCCGCGCGAGTACATCCGCCCGTACCGCGGCCTCGGCAACGTGGCGCGCAGGAAATACGCCGCCATGGTCTCCACGGTGGACGAGGCGGTCCACAACGTGACCTACGCCCTGCGCAAGTACGGCTACTACCAGAACAGCGTCATCGTCTTCTCCACCGACAACGGCGGCCAGCCGCTGTCCGGCGGCAACAACTGGCCGCTGCGAGGACGCAAAGGCACCTACTGGGAAGGCGGCGTCCGAGGCGTCGGCTTCGTCCACAGCCCCCTGTTGAGGAAGAAGAGGCGCGTGAGTAAAGCCCTGGTGCACATCACTGACTGGTACCCCACACTGGTGGGACTGGCGGGCGGCAACGAGTCCCTGACGAAGGGGGTGGACGGCTATAACGTGTGGGGAGCCATCAGCGAGGGCAAAGAGTCCCCCAGGCTGGAGATCCTGCACAACATCGACCCCCTCTACAACCACGCACGCAGCGGCTCCCTGCAGAAAGGCCACGGCATCTGGAACACAGCCGTCCAGGCCTCCATCCGAGCCGGAGACTGGAAACTCCTGACGGGAGACCCCGGGTACGGAGACTGGATCCCGCCGCAGGTGCTGCCGGGCTTCCCCGCGGAATGGTGGCAGCTGGAGCGCCACACGGCGCCCCGGAGGTCCCTGTGGCTTTTCAACATCTCCGGGGACCCGTACGAGCGCTACGACCTCTCTGAGCAGAGGCCGGACGTCGTCAAAGAGCTCTTGGCCCGGCTGGTGTACTACAACCGCACCGCGGTGCCGGTGAGGTACCCGTCGGAGGACCCGCGGGCCGACCCGCACCTGAACGGGGGCGCCTGGGTGCCCTGGgtgggagacgaggaggaggacaactGGGACCGCGTTCACCGGAGAAAGAACAAGGACTGGAAGACAAAGCTTAAGCTTTACAAAAGCAGCTTGTTTTTTAGGAGACTTAACACGAGGATCATGTCCAACAGGATTTAA